DNA sequence from the Ascaphus truei isolate aAscTru1 unplaced genomic scaffold, aAscTru1.hap1 HAP1_SCAFFOLD_1639, whole genome shotgun sequence genome:
TGGAAACGCGTGGGGTTTGGGAGGCGGGGTTTCTGGTTGTTTTGATGCTGCCAAGTCTGGCGCTTTCTGTGGGAAATGATCAAACTGGcaatatccccgcttcagcggAGTCGGTCCCAGCTTCAGAGCAGGCGGCTGTCTTGGACGGAGCGGCCGATTTGAGCCGTCTGCGCTGAAGCTGGGgatgattgcgccacctgtgctgaagcaggcgcaTACCCggaagacctgacctgtttggggcggGAGTTGGGGACCTGGAGTTGagtgcgccccccccctctccccccccccccccccgctctagaCAAGTGAGGATTTAATTACCtgcgtcctgccccccccccccaatctttgTATACCTTCCTGTGTACTTTCTCCCACTATTCTgcatgtaccccccccccccctcctgttgacTTTCTGCCCTCCTCCCTCTATCCTGTtgactttctccctccccctggctCTAGTTTCTGTgaaactcccctccccccctcatgtcACACCGCGGGGAAGTCTCTCTCACCTGGGACGCGCAGTTTCAGCCCTcctcctcccgccctcccccctccattcccgtCTCATTGGCTCGTTTAAAAGAATCCCCACATAAAATACACAGAATGGGCCTCGCCTGCAGTGCTGACCccgtgcccccaccccccctgctcccggTGTGAGCGCGCGCCTCCTCCacccctgcccccaccccccctgctcccggTGTGAGCGCGTGCCTcctccctcccgtgcccccaccccccctgctcccggtgtgcgcgcgcgtctccCGGaatccattataaaataaaaacgtGTTGGCCGGGTGAGACCTTGTTTAAGTTATGGCGAGGGGGGAAAAGTGGCATAAACACACTACAGTGGGCAGCGAATTAAACTCCcgcgtgtgagcacattcccacGTCTCACAGCTGTGCCgccctgcttctcccccccccccccctccattcactTGGCATGCTTCCACTGCtgctaaggattctgggtaatgacatgcctccattttaacatgggactctATAAGCTTATTGATgcctgcagctagggattctgggtaactgCAAgcctccattttaacatgggactctATAAGCTTATTGATgcctgcagctagggattctgggtaactgCAAgcctccattttaacatgggactctATAAGCTTATTGATgcctgcagctagggattctgggtaatgacatgcctccattttaacatgggactctATAAGCTTATTGATgcctgcagctagggattctgggtaactgCATGCTCCCATTTTGATATGGGACCCGATAAGCTTATTGATGCCTGTCGTGTTAGTTACGGCAGGCATACGTTTATaagggggtccatgttaaaatggattagaagcaaaaggtgagtgtgctcatttgcatgtcattacccagaatccctacctgcagtggaagcactgtatgctaagagaatgggggagggcagggtgggggttttatttgctgcacacacttctaggttttgtttttttttgttacggAGTTGACGAGTTTTTATTATAATTGATTTGCGAGCATCTCGTTGGACGGTGGCCTGTGAGGGCCTGCGTCTCGTCGGACGGTGGCCTGTGAGGGTCTGCGTCTCGTCGGACGGTGGCCTGTGAGGGTCTGCGTCTCGTCGGACGGTGGCCTGTGAGGGTCTGCGTCTCGGACGGTGGCCTGTGAGGGTCTGCGTCTCGTCGGACGGTGGCCTGTGAGGGTCTGCGTCTCGGACGGTGGCCTGTGAGGGTCTGCGTCTCGGACGGTGGCCTGTGAGGGTCTGCGTCTCGTTGGACGGTGGCCTGTGAGGGTCTGTGTCTCGTCGGACGGTGGCCTGTGAAGGTCTGCGTCTCGGACGGTGGCCTGTGAGGGTCTGCGTCTCGTCGGACGGTGGCCTGTGAGGGTCTGCGTCTCGTCGGACGGTGGCCTGTGAGGGTCTGCGTCTCGTCGGACGGTGGCCTGTGAGGGTCTGCGTCTCGTCGGACGGTGGCCTGTGAGGGTCTGCGTCTCGTCGGACGGTGGCCTGTGAGGGTCTGCGTCTCGGACGGTGGCCTGTGAGGGTCTGCGTCTCGTCGGACGGTGGCCTGTGAGGGTTTTCTGGCTGAGTGCTTTGCTGCTTGGGGCACTGTTTGGGACGGACTGTACGTGGGGCTCCTGCAGGTGCAAAGTGCACAGTCTGGCGGTGATGTCATCCAGTGACATCGCTTACAGAACACGTCTGTGTGGTGATGTCATTAAGGAGTGACGCTCTGccggtctctggcagggagaggggataagggagcgacgctctgcgggtctctggcagggagaggggataagggagcgacgctctgccggtcactggcagggagaggggacaagggagcgacgctcttcggtctctggcagggagaggggacaagggagcgacgctctgcgggtctctggcagggagaggggacaagggagcgacgctctgcgggtctctggctgGGAGAGGGGCTAAGGGGGCGGTGCTCTGCAGGTCCCTGGCAGGGAGgtggataagggagcgacgctctgcaggtctctggcagggagatggataagggagcgacgctctgcaggtctctggcagggagggataagggagcgatgctctgcgggacactggcagggagaggggataagggagcgacgctctgcaggtctctggcagggagaggggataagggagcgacgctctgcggatCTCTGGCAGAGGGGAcaagggagtgatgctctgcgcagctctggcagggagaggggataagggagcgacgctctgcaggacACTGGCAGGGAGGGGATAAATGAGCGACGCTCTGCTGGACACTGGCAGGGGGAGtggataagggagcgatgctctgcggtctctggcagggagaggggataagggggcgatgctctgcgggtctctggcagggagaggggacaagggagcgacgctctccgggtctctggctgggagaggggataagggggcgatgctctgcgggtctctggcagggaggggggataagggagcgacgctctgcgggtctctggcagggagaggggtaagggagcgatgctctgcgggtctctggcaggagaaGTTAAGTGTCCTGTATGTATGTGCAGATAGTGGGATTagggggggaggcaggtgtaggttAATCCCAACATGGGGTCAGCCGTATGATTTAGGCTTGTCGGGAATGTGCGGGTTCCTGCAGACGTTATCGGGTTTCCGGTATCGCATTCATGCGGCGTGTTCAGACACGGACCTGCGTGTTCTCGCCCTACACGCCGCATTAAACAGCAGCGCTGACACGGGGGAGCGGTGTTTAACGGGGAATGGGTACATCATTCTGTAGGGTCTTGCTTGGGGTGTTTAGGGAACACTTgggattggggaggggggttactgagcctggtgTTGTCTGGGAaaggtattggggggagggggggaagagtccCTGTCCCACAGACAGCCCCTCTTCCACGCTTTCCTCCCTCCTGGTGGTGGGGCCTCCCCTCCTGGTGGCGGGGGGGGGCTGTGGGCCTtctaggcctcccttgtggtagTCTCCCCCTTCAACCTCTCACGGtggtctcttctctctctccctgcagctgcgCTCCAGGCCACGCGCGCTCTCATGGTGGTCTCCCTCGTGATCGGGGTCTTCGGCGTTGCCGTCTCCACCATGGGGATGAAATGCACCAAATGCGGAGGGGACGATAAGGTGAAGAAGGCGCGGATCGCCATGACGGGGGGCTTCGTGTTCCTGGTGGCTGGTGAGTGTGCAGGCCTATCTCTCCCGGGTGGGGGcttggtgggcaggggggggtggtTATCGCTATTTGGGTGCATGGCTAATCTCTGATGTCCCCCTCTTCACCCTCAGGTCTGGCTGCTCTGATCGCTTGTTCCTGGTACGGCAACCAGATTATCCGGGATTTCTACAACCCACTCACACCCGTCAACACAAAGTGAGTGacttcccacttcagagaccagcaacTGTACTAACCAGGCTGGTGCTTCCCTTCTCTCCCTTATTTACCCTCTTCATTTTAACACCCCCTTCTCTTTGCCTCCATTTTAAACACTCCTTCTTTGCCTCCATTTTAAAGACCCGCCTACTCTCCTCCatattaaaccccccccccccctctcttctcccctcccaggTATGAGTTTGGCGCCGGTGTTTTCATCGGCTGGGCCGGTTCCCTCTTGGTCATACTCGGCGGTGCTCTATTAGCCTGCTCCTGCCCCCGCCAGACCGGCCAGAGCAAGCGGCCCTACCCCAAGGGGGCTCGGACCAAGGCCCCCTCCAGCGGCAAAGAGTATGTGTGAGCCGCCTTGCCGCCAGTgctgcagcagcccccccctggccccatctgCGTGGTCCCCACACACTCCAAGATACGATGCTTCAAAGCGAGCTACTCTGGCACTCggcaaagatggccgccgggcgCTTCCTGCCGACCAGTGGTGCTGATGGGAAGCTGCTGAGCGGCCATGTTTGAGGGCAAAATCCCCATGGTTTTTGCCCACACACTGCTGTATATGGGGAAACCATTGTGTGGgatttgggagggggggagactacTGCTTTTTAAAGGGGTTCCTGACCCTGTGTGTTCCCAGAGTAACACTTTCCCACCCTAAATTCTGTGCCTTAACGCCATCTGCCCGGCAGGTTCAATCGATATCTTGGAATGGATTTTTCTCCTTGTTTTTAAGAAGGCCTAGGAccgggggatgggaggggagggggggaaatgtgtgACGGGTTTTGTAGGGTGGGTGGGATTTAAACAAGAGGGTTTTCTTTCCGATCCAGCAATGGAAGGGATAGAAAACCCGTTATCCCAAAATGCAGAATTtggtatttgttttttgttttttaaatgttggTTACAGCATCACAGAAGTGGACCAACGATCCCATCGGCGCAATGTGTCCTCCGTCTGCATATCACGCTTTGTCTTTGTTTTTAGCAGAAATTTGACATtggggttgtgtgttttttttgtatataaataaaatgtgttttttttggaAGTTATTAAACCTGTTTGAATATCTTTTCTTTCCCTCCTACCGCAATCCTAATAAATGTGGGTTTCAAGATTTTTATCTTATGAaattccccctccccaatcaggaAAACCCCTATACTTTGCCCTGTGTCCACATTTTACCCTCCCCTCGATTCTCAATCGCATACACCCTCTCCCAACTGGACAACCGCCCAAACTGGTcgctgtttctccgctccccgcACGGCAGACGCCACGGGGACACGATGGGGTTCATTGTAGGGTTTGCTCCCCAATTTTGTTCCCAGAAAAATGTACACTTGACCTCAATGTATAAGAATAGGGCAGGTGAAACATACCAAAACAAGGCCCTTCCCGGTACACTGGTTCAACTGAACCTGGAAGATGATACTTGGGTTATTCCATCTTTAGATGCGTTATAATTGTAACGTAAACAATTACAGGGATTATTACCAACGTACATCTGATTTTATTGATGCTGTATGGGAATTCCTTCAACAAAAACCTGTTTCACCCAATCACGTTGGGCAGGCCCTTCAAACGATCTAGCGTTGGTTCCCCTAGAGGTTCATGGGAAGACGTTGCCAACAAGACCACACACTGAGAAGATATGAAGATAGTGGGTGCTCCAATAGTTCTGGAATAAGTTGGGAATCCTCAATAAATGAATCACATGAGTACAACTCATGTGGAGTGGGTATAATAAGTGAGTGACCCCCAATTCTCCAAGGAAACGGTCAAAACTGATATCACCTGTGTGTTATGGAAACCATCATAAATGTCCATAACACACAATAACTTGCAATAAATCCGGAAAGAAATGTCTTGCTTTCTTCTAtggatcttacccactcctggaGCCTCAATCTGTGgtggcgt
Encoded proteins:
- the CLDN7 gene encoding claudin-7 isoform X1, with protein sequence MANSGLQLLGFVMALLGWIALIAATIMPQWRMSSYAGDNIITAVAIYQGLWMSCVTQSTGQIQCKIYDSMLQLDAALQATRALMVVSLVIGVFGVAVSTMGMKCTKCGGDDKVKKARIAMTGGFVFLVAGLAALIACSWYGNQIIRDFYNPLTPVNTKYEFGAGVFIGWAGSLLVILGGALLACSCPRQTGQSKRPYPKGARTKAPSSGKEYV
- the CLDN7 gene encoding claudin-7 isoform X2; its protein translation is MMGVTLLSALLPLYIHPQDGGNPPPECLVAPLVPPLLPLHDPSGCLIRRCACHGVITALQATRALMVVSLVIGVFGVAVSTMGMKCTKCGGDDKVKKARIAMTGGFVFLVAGLAALIACSWYGNQIIRDFYNPLTPVNTKYEFGAGVFIGWAGSLLVILGGALLACSCPRQTGQSKRPYPKGARTKAPSSGKEYV